A stretch of the Sulfurimonas sp. HSL-1656 genome encodes the following:
- the groL gene encoding chaperonin GroEL (60 kDa chaperone family; promotes refolding of misfolded polypeptides especially under stressful conditions; forms two stacked rings of heptamers to form a barrel-shaped 14mer; ends can be capped by GroES; misfolded proteins enter the barrel where they are refolded when GroES binds) yields MAKEIHFSDEARNTLAAGVQKLTDAVKVTMGPRGRNVLIQKSYGSPNITKDGVSVAREIELKDPLENMGAQLVKQVASNTADEAGDGTTTATVLANAIFQEGLRNITAGANPVEVKRGMDKATEAILAELKAISKSIKDKTEIAQVATISANSDSEIGNMIAEAMEKVGQDGVITVEEAKGISDELDVVEGMQFDRGYLSPYFITNSEKMIAEIENPFILLFDQKISNLKDLLPVLEQVQKTNRPLLIIAEDVEGEALATLVVNKLRGILNISAVKAPGFGDRRKAMLQDIAILTGGQVISEEIGRTLESANLADLGQASRVVIDKDNTTIVDGIGDSAAVQARINEIKTQIEATTSEYDKEKLQERLAKLSGGVAVIKVGAATETEMKEKKDRVDDALSATKAAVEEGIVIGGGAALIRAASKVQLDLEGDQKIGYEIILRAVKAPVKQIAANAGFDTGVVVNGIETATNENVGFNAATGEYVDMFEAGIIDPLKVERVALTNATSVSSLLLTTEATIHEIPEEKPAPDMGGMGGMGGMPGMM; encoded by the coding sequence ATGGCAAAAGAGATTCACTTTTCGGATGAAGCACGCAATACCCTCGCCGCAGGCGTACAGAAGCTGACGGACGCCGTCAAGGTCACGATGGGGCCGCGCGGACGCAACGTCCTGATCCAGAAGAGCTACGGCTCTCCTAATATCACCAAAGACGGTGTCTCCGTCGCCCGCGAGATTGAACTGAAAGATCCGCTGGAAAACATGGGTGCGCAGCTGGTCAAGCAGGTCGCATCCAACACGGCCGACGAGGCCGGTGACGGTACGACGACTGCAACGGTCCTTGCCAATGCTATCTTCCAGGAAGGTCTGCGCAACATCACGGCCGGTGCGAACCCGGTTGAGGTCAAGCGCGGTATGGACAAGGCGACCGAAGCGATCCTCGCCGAGCTCAAAGCCATCTCCAAGTCCATCAAGGACAAGACCGAGATCGCCCAGGTCGCGACAATCTCCGCGAACTCCGACAGCGAAATCGGTAACATGATCGCCGAAGCGATGGAGAAAGTCGGTCAGGACGGTGTCATCACCGTTGAAGAGGCGAAGGGGATCAGCGACGAACTCGACGTCGTCGAAGGGATGCAGTTCGACCGCGGTTACCTCAGCCCCTATTTCATCACCAACAGCGAGAAGATGATTGCGGAGATCGAAAACCCGTTCATCCTGCTCTTCGACCAGAAGATCAGCAATCTCAAAGACCTGCTGCCGGTCCTCGAGCAGGTGCAGAAGACGAACCGCCCGCTGCTCATCATCGCCGAAGACGTCGAAGGCGAAGCACTGGCGACCCTGGTCGTCAACAAGCTGCGCGGTATCCTCAACATCTCAGCAGTCAAAGCACCGGGCTTCGGTGACCGCCGCAAGGCAATGCTGCAGGATATCGCTATTCTCACCGGCGGCCAGGTGATCTCCGAGGAGATCGGCCGTACGCTCGAGTCCGCGAACCTGGCCGACCTCGGCCAGGCGTCCCGCGTCGTCATCGACAAAGACAACACGACGATCGTCGACGGTATCGGTGACAGCGCGGCGGTTCAGGCGCGCATCAACGAGATCAAGACGCAGATCGAGGCGACGACGTCCGAGTACGACAAAGAGAAGCTCCAGGAGCGCCTGGCGAAGCTTTCCGGCGGGGTTGCCGTCATCAAGGTTGGTGCCGCGACAGAGACGGAAATGAAAGAGAAGAAAGACCGCGTCGACGATGCGCTCTCCGCGACGAAAGCCGCCGTGGAAGAGGGGATCGTCATCGGGGGCGGTGCCGCACTGATCCGTGCCGCGTCCAAGGTCCAGCTGGACCTCGAAGGCGACCAGAAGATCGGTTACGAGATCATCCTGCGCGCCGTCAAGGCGCCGGTCAAGCAGATCGCTGCCAATGCGGGCTTTGATACGGGCGTCGTCGTCAACGGCATCGAGACAGCTACGAACGAGAACGTCGGGTTTAACGCGGCGACAGGCGAGTATGTCGACATGTTCGAAGCGGGTATTATCGACCCGCTCAAAGTCGAGCGCGTCGCCCTGACGAACGCGACATCCGTCTCCAGCCTCCTGCTGACGACGGAAGCGACGATCCACGAGATCCCGGAAGAGAAACCTGCGCCGGATATGGGCGGCATGGGCGGCATGGGCGGTATGCCGGGGATGATGTAA
- a CDS encoding RNA-binding S4 domain-containing protein yields the protein MTYKIENEFIELNKLIKLLDLVDTGGQAKQLIENGLVLRNGEVETRKRAKIRPGETITIGDVTIKTV from the coding sequence ATGACATACAAGATCGAAAACGAATTCATTGAACTCAATAAACTCATCAAGCTGCTCGACCTCGTCGACACCGGCGGGCAGGCGAAACAGCTGATCGAAAACGGCCTGGTCCTCCGCAACGGCGAGGTCGAAACCCGTAAACGGGCGAAGATCCGTCCCGGCGAAACCATCACCATCGGCGACGTCACCATTAAGACCGTCTGA
- a CDS encoding DUF1653 domain-containing protein: MLKPGLYQHYKGKHYEVLGVAKHSETEEELVVYRALYGEHGLWVRPLSMFTECIPHESVYIKRFEYIGEAHEPR; encoded by the coding sequence GTGCTTAAACCGGGCCTCTACCAGCACTACAAAGGGAAGCACTACGAGGTGCTCGGCGTGGCGAAGCACTCCGAGACGGAGGAGGAGCTCGTCGTCTACCGTGCCCTGTACGGCGAACACGGACTCTGGGTCCGCCCGCTCTCCATGTTTACCGAATGCATCCCCCACGAGAGCGTCTACATCAAACGGTTTGAATATATCGGGGAAGCCCATGAGCCGCGGTAA
- a CDS encoding YchJ family protein, giving the protein MQCYCGSGKTFETCCAPLIDGSAPVSGAEALMRSRYSAYVLGAGEYLVATTVPEKQVPDDAELIRQHAEATRWLKLDVLEAKEADSAATVSFKAYYREGDGPIRVHHEKSTFRRMDGRWYYDEGTLYEASVGRNDPCPCGSGKKFKKCCMV; this is encoded by the coding sequence ATGCAGTGTTATTGCGGCAGCGGAAAAACGTTCGAGACGTGCTGCGCACCGTTGATCGACGGGAGTGCCCCGGTGTCCGGGGCGGAGGCGCTTATGCGCTCGCGTTACAGTGCCTATGTGCTCGGTGCGGGTGAGTACCTCGTCGCGACAACCGTTCCCGAAAAACAGGTGCCAGACGATGCCGAACTGATCCGGCAGCATGCGGAGGCGACGAGGTGGCTTAAACTGGACGTGCTCGAGGCAAAAGAGGCCGACAGTGCGGCAACGGTGAGCTTCAAAGCCTACTACCGCGAAGGCGACGGTCCCATCAGGGTGCACCACGAAAAGAGCACCTTCCGCCGCATGGACGGCCGCTGGTACTATGACGAAGGCACCCTCTATGAAGCCTCCGTCGGGCGGAACGATCCCTGTCCCTGCGGCAGCGGAAAAAAATTCAAAAAGTGCTGTATGGTATAA
- the groES gene encoding co-chaperone GroES, with product MNFQPLGNRVLVERVEDAQTTASGIIIPDNAKEKPSQGKIVAIGGDVESIAVGDTVVFGKYSGNELSLDGKEYLIMDADDIFGIIK from the coding sequence ATGAACTTTCAACCACTTGGTAACCGTGTGCTTGTCGAGCGTGTCGAAGATGCGCAGACCACCGCTTCAGGGATCATCATCCCGGACAATGCAAAAGAGAAGCCTTCCCAGGGCAAGATCGTTGCGATCGGCGGCGACGTCGAGAGCATCGCTGTCGGCGATACCGTTGTTTTCGGCAAATACTCCGGCAACGAGCTTTCCCTCGACGGCAAAGAGTATCTCATCATGGATGCCGACGATATTTTTGGAATCATCAAATAA
- a CDS encoding DUF3862 domain-containing protein, translating to MSKRIMLPALLLLLLSGCSKVTKENYDKIESGMSYDEVVKLIGKPEECAETLGISSCQWKNDGAVIDIKFISDQVTFTSAKGLK from the coding sequence TTGTCTAAACGTATCATGCTCCCTGCCCTTCTCCTGCTCCTTCTCAGCGGCTGCAGCAAAGTCACCAAAGAGAACTACGACAAAATCGAATCCGGCATGTCCTATGACGAGGTCGTCAAACTGATCGGGAAACCCGAAGAGTGTGCGGAAACCCTCGGCATCAGCAGCTGCCAGTGGAAAAACGACGGTGCCGTGATCGATATCAAGTTTATCTCCGACCAGGTAACGTTCACCTCGGCCAAAGGGCTGAAGTAA
- a CDS encoding translation initiation factor — MSRGKKLDLFIGGELGSGWSEVEAHRTEVPAELLAPEKHLLVFKREKRRGKTVTLVGPFALEKSDAEGVLKSVKKKLGSGGSYKAPWMEFQGECSEKLRSLLEAESFRFKK, encoded by the coding sequence ATGAGCCGCGGTAAGAAGCTCGACCTTTTTATCGGCGGGGAGCTCGGCAGCGGCTGGTCGGAAGTGGAAGCGCACCGGACGGAAGTGCCGGCGGAGCTGCTCGCACCCGAAAAACACCTTCTCGTCTTCAAACGTGAAAAGCGGCGGGGAAAAACCGTCACGCTCGTCGGGCCGTTCGCCCTGGAAAAGAGCGATGCCGAAGGCGTGCTCAAAAGCGTGAAGAAAAAGCTCGGTTCCGGCGGCAGCTACAAGGCGCCGTGGATGGAGTTCCAGGGAGAGTGCAGTGAGAAGCTGCGCAGCCTGCTCGAAGCCGAATCCTTCCGCTTCAAAAAGTAA
- a CDS encoding class I SAM-dependent methyltransferase codes for MSDTTESMENVLPDAFRREHWDSLFRSKTYTDVLWHQTTPAKSLAQIETFAQPDDAVIDVGCGASLLVDYLIGKGYRNLSLLDASEVSLQIVRERLASDANIPEYICSDIVNFNPPRQFHVWHDRAMFHFLLDATERRKYFEVMQAALLPGGTAIINTFAADGEIECAGLSTMRYDRKRIEEELPEGLELVDTETFVHTTPKHTAQNYAAFYIRKMA; via the coding sequence ATGAGCGACACGACAGAAAGTATGGAAAACGTTCTACCGGATGCGTTCCGCCGGGAACACTGGGACAGCCTTTTCAGATCCAAAACATATACCGACGTCCTGTGGCATCAAACCACTCCTGCCAAATCACTTGCACAGATTGAAACCTTCGCGCAACCGGATGACGCTGTCATCGACGTGGGGTGCGGCGCCTCGTTACTGGTCGACTATCTTATTGGGAAGGGGTACCGGAACCTCTCTCTATTGGATGCGTCCGAAGTGTCACTGCAGATTGTCCGGGAGCGTTTGGCGTCGGATGCCAACATCCCTGAATATATCTGTTCGGATATCGTCAATTTCAACCCGCCGCGTCAGTTTCATGTCTGGCATGACAGGGCGATGTTCCATTTCCTGCTGGACGCAACAGAGCGCCGGAAGTATTTTGAGGTGATGCAGGCCGCTCTGCTCCCGGGCGGCACCGCCATCATCAACACCTTTGCCGCGGATGGCGAAATCGAGTGTGCGGGGTTGAGTACGATGCGGTATGACCGGAAGAGGATAGAGGAAGAACTGCCAGAAGGCCTGGAGCTCGTCGATACTGAAACCTTTGTTCATACAACGCCGAAGCACACGGCACAAAACTACGCAGCTTTCTATATCAGAAAAATGGCTTGA
- a CDS encoding ATP-binding cassette domain-containing protein codes for MVQVTNLTKRFGSRVLFEGINLKLDPHKRYGLIGANGAGKTTFLKILSGQDKEYEGEISIESGLKVGVLGQNQFAFEDYTIADAVLYGNKRLYDAIKEKEELYANGDFEDDAVNNRLAELEVISVEEDPTYEYDVNITKILENVGIPAEQHHDLMSSLPSSDKFKVLLAQVLFPKPEVLFLDEPTNNLDIETISWLENELQRHEGTMVVISHDRHFLNAVVTNILDVDFQKIREFTGNYDDWYIAANVMAKQMEMERDKKLKEKEQLEAFVRRFSANASKAKQATSRQKQLEKLEIEDIKPSSRRDPSIVFKAKRQMGDEALDVINVSHDYGEGPVLNNISLHIEPGEKIALIGPNGVGKTTLCQIIMEELKPKEGTVKWGATIEPGYFPQDTTDRIKSNDTLYDWLRAFDPKADISEIRNCLGRMLFNGEQQEKSATNISGGEKHRMMLSKLMLEGPNFLVMDEPTNHLDLEAIVALGEALFNFDGNVICVSHDRELLDAFASRIIELKPDGSYIDFKGSYEEFAEAKEHGKL; via the coding sequence ATGGTACAAGTTACAAACCTGACAAAACGCTTCGGCAGCCGCGTGCTGTTCGAAGGCATCAACCTCAAACTCGACCCGCACAAGCGCTACGGTCTCATCGGTGCGAACGGCGCCGGGAAGACGACATTCCTCAAGATCCTCAGCGGACAGGACAAAGAGTACGAAGGGGAGATCTCCATCGAATCGGGCCTGAAGGTCGGCGTCCTCGGGCAGAACCAGTTCGCCTTCGAAGATTACACCATCGCCGACGCGGTACTGTACGGCAACAAGCGCCTCTATGATGCCATCAAGGAAAAAGAGGAGCTCTATGCCAACGGCGACTTCGAAGACGACGCCGTCAACAACCGCCTGGCGGAGCTGGAAGTGATCAGCGTCGAGGAGGACCCGACGTACGAGTATGACGTCAACATCACGAAGATCCTCGAGAACGTCGGCATTCCGGCGGAGCAGCACCATGACCTGATGTCTTCGCTGCCTTCCAGCGACAAGTTCAAGGTCCTGCTGGCCCAGGTGCTCTTCCCGAAACCGGAAGTCCTTTTCCTCGACGAACCGACCAACAACCTCGACATCGAGACGATCAGCTGGCTGGAGAACGAACTGCAGCGCCATGAGGGGACGATGGTCGTCATCTCCCACGACCGCCACTTCCTCAACGCCGTCGTCACGAACATCCTCGACGTCGACTTCCAGAAGATCCGCGAATTTACCGGCAACTACGACGACTGGTACATCGCCGCGAACGTCATGGCGAAGCAGATGGAGATGGAGCGCGATAAGAAGCTCAAGGAAAAAGAGCAGCTCGAAGCCTTCGTACGCCGCTTCTCCGCCAACGCCTCCAAAGCGAAGCAGGCGACGTCCCGCCAGAAACAGCTGGAAAAACTGGAGATCGAGGATATCAAGCCATCAAGCCGCCGTGACCCGAGTATCGTCTTCAAGGCCAAGCGCCAGATGGGCGACGAAGCCCTGGACGTCATCAACGTCAGCCACGACTACGGCGAGGGCCCGGTCCTGAACAACATCAGCCTCCACATCGAGCCGGGCGAGAAGATCGCGCTGATCGGTCCCAACGGTGTCGGTAAAACGACGCTCTGCCAGATCATCATGGAAGAGCTCAAGCCCAAAGAGGGTACGGTGAAGTGGGGCGCGACCATAGAGCCGGGCTACTTCCCGCAGGATACGACCGACCGTATCAAGAGCAACGACACCCTTTATGACTGGCTGCGCGCCTTCGACCCGAAAGCGGACATCTCCGAGATCCGTAACTGCCTGGGGCGTATGCTCTTCAACGGTGAGCAGCAGGAGAAATCGGCGACGAACATCTCCGGGGGCGAGAAGCACCGGATGATGCTGAGCAAACTGATGCTCGAAGGGCCGAACTTCCTCGTTATGGACGAACCGACCAACCACCTCGACCTCGAAGCGATCGTTGCCCTCGGTGAAGCGCTTTTCAATTTCGACGGCAACGTCATCTGTGTCTCCCATGACCGCGAACTGCTTGACGCGTTCGCCTCACGTATTATCGAACTCAAGCCCGACGGCAGCTATATCGACTTCAAAGGCAGCTACGAAGAGTTTGCCGAGGCGAAAGAGCATGGAAAGCTTTAA
- a CDS encoding DUF58 domain-containing protein produces the protein MGTVQRILVKARRQVFSELIGNNPSIFHGEGYDFIELREYMPGDDIRHIDWNITAKMRTPYIKIFREERELSVVVAMMLGGSVHFGQHRFKQEVMAEIAATVGYAVQYNSDALGYMLFADRLYDEGRPTKNRYAVSELTQKVDAFEAVGKKSDYDAMVKTLYQRIRRRSLLLVVGDFFELPQLRLLAKKHEVVCIIVRDRLEEHPPPFGFASLRDPESGMLLEGDFNTRTVHDYEAKVREHDHALYEQLRKDGIRFTKIYTDDHIGVKLRRLFEGR, from the coding sequence ATGGGAACGGTCCAGCGCATCCTCGTCAAGGCCCGGCGACAGGTCTTCAGCGAGCTGATCGGCAACAACCCCTCGATCTTCCATGGGGAGGGGTACGACTTTATCGAGCTGCGCGAGTACATGCCCGGCGACGACATCCGCCATATCGACTGGAACATCACGGCGAAGATGCGCACCCCCTATATCAAGATCTTCCGCGAAGAGCGGGAGCTCAGCGTCGTCGTCGCGATGATGCTCGGCGGCAGCGTCCATTTCGGGCAGCACCGTTTCAAGCAGGAGGTGATGGCCGAGATCGCCGCGACGGTGGGGTACGCCGTGCAGTACAACAGCGACGCGCTGGGCTACATGCTCTTTGCGGACCGCCTCTACGACGAGGGGCGCCCGACGAAGAACCGCTATGCCGTCTCCGAGCTGACACAGAAGGTAGACGCTTTCGAGGCGGTCGGGAAAAAGAGCGATTACGATGCAATGGTGAAGACGCTCTACCAGCGTATCCGCCGCCGCTCGCTCCTGCTTGTTGTCGGGGATTTCTTCGAACTTCCCCAGCTGCGGCTGCTGGCAAAGAAGCACGAGGTCGTCTGCATCATCGTCCGTGACCGCCTGGAAGAGCACCCGCCGCCGTTCGGTTTCGCCTCACTGCGCGACCCCGAGAGCGGGATGCTGCTCGAGGGGGACTTTAACACCCGGACCGTACACGATTACGAAGCGAAAGTGCGTGAGCATGACCATGCCCTGTACGAGCAGCTTCGTAAAGACGGCATCCGTTTTACGAAGATCTATACGGATGACCACATCGGCGTCAAACTCCGGCGCCTTTTCGAGGGGCGATAA
- a CDS encoding MoxR family ATPase — MYSKIEAIKSEVAKVVVGQDKMIDGLLIGLLCEGHILIEGIPGLAKTTTVKALSQSLGLQFKRVQFTPDLLPSDILGAEIYDPQHNAFKIKHGPVFTNLLLADEINRAPAKVQSALLEVMQERQVTIGEESFKLAPPFFVMATQNPVEQEGVYQLPEAQLDRFMLKLKVGYNTKEEELEIARRIAAGVSETINAVIMHEDLEALKAEVKKVHVDEEVERYMIELVSATRDPKAYGLDALETQLQFGASPRVSIDMFKAVKAMAYLRGKDYVSPVDVAFIIKELMRHRIVLSYEAEADGVTSDEIIDRVIEAVPLP; from the coding sequence ATGTACTCCAAAATCGAAGCGATCAAGTCCGAGGTGGCGAAAGTCGTCGTCGGCCAGGACAAGATGATCGACGGGCTGCTGATCGGCCTGCTCTGCGAAGGGCACATTCTAATCGAAGGGATCCCCGGACTGGCGAAGACGACGACGGTCAAAGCGCTCTCGCAAAGCCTGGGACTGCAGTTCAAACGGGTGCAGTTTACCCCGGACCTGCTCCCCTCGGACATCCTCGGTGCCGAGATCTACGACCCGCAGCATAACGCGTTCAAGATCAAACACGGTCCGGTGTTCACGAACCTGCTACTCGCCGACGAGATCAACCGTGCCCCGGCAAAGGTGCAATCGGCCCTGCTGGAAGTGATGCAGGAGCGGCAGGTCACCATCGGCGAGGAGAGTTTCAAACTCGCACCCCCTTTCTTCGTCATGGCGACGCAGAACCCGGTGGAGCAGGAGGGGGTCTACCAGCTGCCCGAAGCGCAACTGGACCGTTTTATGCTGAAACTGAAGGTCGGCTACAACACGAAAGAGGAGGAGCTCGAGATCGCCCGCCGCATTGCTGCGGGCGTTTCCGAGACGATTAATGCGGTCATCATGCACGAAGACCTGGAGGCGCTCAAAGCGGAGGTCAAAAAGGTGCATGTCGATGAAGAGGTCGAGCGCTACATGATCGAGCTGGTCAGTGCGACCCGCGACCCGAAGGCGTACGGTCTCGATGCCCTCGAAACGCAGCTGCAGTTCGGCGCGAGCCCGCGGGTGAGCATCGATATGTTCAAGGCCGTCAAGGCGATGGCCTATCTGCGCGGCAAGGACTACGTCAGCCCTGTTGACGTCGCTTTCATTATCAAGGAGCTGATGCGCCACCGCATCGTGCTCAGTTACGAGGCCGAGGCCGACGGCGTCACGTCGGACGAGATCATCGACAGGGTGATCGAAGCGGTCCCGCTGCCGTAG
- the exbB gene encoding TonB-system energizer ExbB, whose product MQGNWLELAEQLLDYGVMGTLLLMSVVALWLFIERLMYYRGVDVNAYDNKELLELDLSDNLSTISAIGANAPYVGLLGTILGIMITFYGLGEIGTVDTKKVMTGLALALKATGFGILVAIPSIVFYTALLRKMERLLTYWDVNTQKGNR is encoded by the coding sequence ATGCAGGGTAATTGGTTGGAGTTGGCGGAACAGTTGTTGGATTACGGAGTGATGGGCACATTGCTTTTGATGAGTGTGGTTGCCCTGTGGCTCTTTATTGAACGGCTGATGTATTACAGAGGCGTCGATGTCAACGCCTATGACAACAAAGAACTGCTGGAGCTCGATCTCAGCGACAACCTCTCGACGATTTCTGCCATCGGGGCCAATGCGCCCTATGTCGGCCTGCTGGGGACGATCCTGGGGATCATGATCACCTTTTACGGTCTCGGTGAGATCGGTACGGTCGATACGAAAAAAGTCATGACGGGGCTGGCGCTGGCGCTGAAGGCGACCGGCTTCGGTATCCTCGTCGCGATCCCTTCCATCGTCTTCTACACGGCGCTGCTGCGCAAGATGGAGCGGCTGCTCACCTACTGGGACGTCAACACGCAAAAAGGGAACCGGTAG
- a CDS encoding biopolymer transporter ExbD yields the protein MQRKRFDQINVIPLIDILLVLLVMVVTTATFIKQGILPVELPDAKSADKKEEQKEIDVYVTKDGKYHLDKTPISVAELEKRISEIPKDQTVVLRSDKDATFQNFVTVMDLLKKYNHEQLYIVTKE from the coding sequence ATGCAGCGTAAACGCTTTGACCAGATCAATGTCATCCCGCTGATCGACATCCTGCTCGTGCTTTTGGTCATGGTCGTGACGACCGCTACATTCATCAAACAGGGAATCCTTCCCGTGGAACTGCCCGATGCCAAGTCCGCGGACAAGAAAGAGGAGCAGAAAGAGATTGATGTTTACGTGACCAAGGACGGGAAATACCACCTGGACAAGACACCCATCAGCGTCGCGGAGCTGGAAAAACGCATTTCAGAGATTCCCAAGGATCAGACGGTGGTGCTGCGCAGCGACAAAGACGCGACCTTCCAGAACTTCGTGACGGTCATGGACCTGCTTAAGAAGTACAACCACGAGCAGCTTTATATCGTGACGAAAGAGTAG
- a CDS encoding glutaredoxin domain-containing protein yields MAEKPKSRPQGAKPGQAKSSPAKAGGKPKPKSQKPVALFTAPGCKWCTTAKKYLKDKGIRFRTFDISTNNQAAKDCLKHGCRGVPVVLIGNRWICGFDQKTIDKELGLS; encoded by the coding sequence ATGGCGGAAAAACCAAAAAGCAGACCGCAGGGGGCGAAACCGGGACAGGCCAAGTCCTCCCCTGCAAAAGCCGGTGGCAAACCGAAGCCAAAAAGCCAGAAACCGGTGGCACTCTTCACGGCACCGGGTTGCAAATGGTGTACGACGGCCAAGAAGTACCTCAAGGACAAAGGCATAAGGTTCCGTACCTTCGACATCTCCACAAACAACCAGGCGGCGAAGGACTGTCTCAAACACGGCTGCCGCGGCGTCCCGGTCGTGCTGATCGGCAACCGCTGGATCTGCGGCTTCGACCAGAAGACGATCGACAAAGAGCTGGGGCTTTCGTAA
- a CDS encoding rhodanese-like domain-containing protein has translation MKKLIVLWFIVVAGLLHAEVINEPASKALLAKQIPVVDIRTPGEWKETGLLKGSIPIMFFDEKGGYNVDRFMLELKAKVDTTKPFALICRTGSRTSMLAPFLAQTYGYTVYNLQGGIMTAYRAGLPIVPYQ, from the coding sequence ATGAAAAAACTGATTGTTTTATGGTTTATCGTCGTCGCCGGTCTCCTGCATGCCGAAGTCATCAACGAGCCGGCAAGCAAGGCGCTGCTGGCCAAACAGATCCCCGTCGTCGACATCCGTACCCCGGGCGAATGGAAAGAGACCGGCCTGCTCAAAGGGAGCATCCCCATCATGTTCTTCGATGAAAAAGGGGGCTATAACGTCGACCGCTTTATGCTGGAGCTCAAGGCAAAAGTCGATACGACCAAACCCTTCGCGCTGATCTGCCGCACGGGTAGCCGCACCTCGATGCTGGCCCCCTTCCTGGCCCAGACCTACGGCTATACCGTCTATAACCTGCAAGGCGGGATCATGACCGCCTACCGTGCCGGCCTTCCCATCGTCCCTTATCAGTGA
- a CDS encoding DUF5718 family protein has translation MESFKAYAGFGIAGNFALHLEQAGEIEDFKDLEVADENGPKGIFPFYMPGFEAPIGVYPLSSDTIRLPEDAALNVQAEPEVALECSLRYEDGQVVAVVPERFAPYNDCSIRRPGAKKISQKKNWGEMSKGLGAEMTPIDTFAPDGVMDSWHIASFLRRGSELHRYGEDAALTGYSYFHSKLTDWIVNQLNTQTDTGPLEPVLSYLAAAGYPEKMIISIGATRYTAYGETTFLQEGDEVIVVLYDTNCCDADTVMESIDAGAYRANGMCVLSQKVVGA, from the coding sequence ATGGAAAGCTTTAAAGCTTACGCCGGGTTCGGCATCGCCGGCAACTTCGCCCTGCACCTGGAGCAGGCCGGGGAAATCGAGGATTTCAAAGACCTTGAAGTCGCCGACGAAAACGGTCCCAAGGGGATCTTCCCTTTCTACATGCCGGGCTTTGAGGCGCCTATAGGCGTCTACCCCCTCTCTTCCGACACCATCAGACTGCCCGAAGATGCAGCACTGAATGTCCAGGCGGAACCGGAAGTGGCACTGGAGTGCAGCCTGCGCTATGAAGACGGCCAAGTCGTTGCGGTCGTGCCGGAGCGTTTCGCTCCCTACAACGACTGCTCCATCCGCCGCCCGGGAGCGAAAAAGATCTCGCAGAAGAAGAACTGGGGTGAAATGAGCAAGGGGCTCGGAGCGGAGATGACGCCGATTGACACCTTCGCGCCGGACGGCGTGATGGACAGCTGGCACATCGCCTCCTTCCTGCGCCGCGGCAGCGAACTGCACCGTTACGGTGAAGATGCCGCATTGACGGGCTACAGCTATTTCCACAGCAAGCTCACGGATTGGATCGTCAATCAGCTCAACACGCAGACCGATACCGGTCCGCTCGAACCGGTGCTCTCCTATCTGGCAGCGGCGGGATACCCCGAGAAGATGATCATCAGCATCGGGGCGACGCGCTATACGGCTTACGGTGAGACGACCTTCCTTCAGGAGGGCGACGAGGTGATCGTCGTGCTCTATGATACAAACTGCTGCGACGCCGATACCGTGATGGAAAGCATCGACGCCGGTGCCTACAGAGCGAATGGGATGTGCGTCCTCTCCCAAAAGGTCGTCGGTGCTTAA